From a single Bacillus gobiensis genomic region:
- a CDS encoding ammonium transporter, with the protein MELIYLNTVWIVIAAAMVLFMEGGFSLLEAGFVRTKNAVNVTMKIFVDLTVGVLAFWLVGFGIMYGQDAFGLIGTTLFGSPEKIALSIELPSAAYVLFQIGFAVACISIVSGAVAERMNFKAYVLTAALICLIIYPLSGHWIWNSDGWLAQLGMKDFAGSATIHAVGGFIAFAMAKLLGPRNGRFNSDGSANVFAPSNIPLASAGAFILWFGWFAFNAGSTLDASNTSLASIALNTMLAGASGGTAALFMTLKKFGKADPSMTINGVLAGLVAITAGCAFVSHLSAIVIGAIGGLIVIFATLLVDQLKVDDPVGAVAVHGFTGVFGTIAVGLFDTSEGLFMTGNASLLLIQVLGAAVVVVWGLVGGTIVAKVCEKTVGFRASEREEEEGLDMSYHGIPAYNELERFTDLPSNLYDFEETTGITVAPDDTKENAG; encoded by the coding sequence ATGGAACTTATCTATTTAAACACCGTATGGATTGTTATCGCTGCGGCAATGGTATTGTTCATGGAGGGTGGCTTTAGTTTACTGGAGGCTGGTTTTGTTCGAACGAAAAATGCAGTCAATGTAACTATGAAAATATTTGTCGATTTGACAGTGGGAGTCTTAGCATTTTGGTTAGTTGGATTTGGAATTATGTATGGGCAAGATGCTTTTGGATTGATTGGTACGACTTTATTTGGAAGTCCGGAAAAGATTGCTCTTTCGATTGAATTACCAAGTGCTGCTTATGTATTGTTTCAAATCGGATTTGCAGTAGCTTGTATTTCTATTGTGTCAGGTGCCGTTGCTGAACGTATGAATTTTAAAGCTTATGTATTAACAGCAGCACTTATTTGTCTCATCATTTATCCTCTATCAGGTCATTGGATCTGGAACAGTGATGGTTGGTTAGCGCAATTAGGAATGAAGGATTTTGCTGGTTCGGCTACGATTCATGCGGTAGGTGGATTTATTGCTTTTGCAATGGCAAAACTGCTGGGACCGAGAAATGGAAGATTTAATTCAGATGGCAGTGCCAATGTATTTGCACCCAGCAACATTCCATTAGCTTCTGCAGGAGCGTTTATTTTATGGTTCGGCTGGTTTGCCTTTAATGCAGGAAGCACATTAGATGCTTCTAACACTAGTCTTGCATCGATTGCCCTGAACACAATGCTGGCAGGAGCAAGTGGAGGAACGGCTGCCCTGTTTATGACGTTGAAGAAATTCGGGAAAGCTGATCCGAGTATGACCATTAATGGCGTGTTAGCAGGCTTGGTGGCGATAACTGCCGGATGTGCTTTCGTCTCTCATTTGAGTGCGATTGTCATCGGTGCAATCGGCGGTCTAATTGTGATCTTTGCGACTTTATTAGTAGATCAGCTCAAAGTGGATGATCCAGTGGGAGCAGTCGCTGTACATGGATTTACTGGCGTATTCGGAACCATTGCAGTTGGATTGTTCGATACATCTGAAGGTCTTTTCATGACGGGGAATGCTTCTCTTCTATTAATACAAGTATTAGGTGCAGCCGTAGTAGTTGTTTGGGGTCTTGTCGGCGGTACGATTGTTGCGAAAGTATGTGAAAAGACAGTCGGTTTCCGAGCAAGTGAACGTGAAGAGGAAGAAGGTCTGGATATGTCATATCATGGAATTCCAGCTTATAATGAATTAGAACGGTTCACAGATTTGCCGTCCAATTTATACGATTTTGAAGAAACAACAGGTATCACGGTTGCTCCTGATGATACGAAAGAAAATGCCGGGTAA
- a CDS encoding P-II family nitrogen regulator, translated as MKKIEVIIRPEKLTETIKGLKNIGITGFTVSQVVGRGKQKDTQGVYRGKNYKVTLHPKVKLEIVLSDHMVKPTIDTIIDSAQTEEAGDGKIYVYPIFEAYNIRTGTKDFDIDDVVNLGG; from the coding sequence ATGAAAAAGATTGAAGTGATAATAAGACCCGAAAAGCTCACTGAGACGATTAAAGGGCTAAAAAATATAGGTATTACTGGTTTTACAGTATCTCAGGTAGTCGGACGAGGAAAACAAAAGGATACCCAGGGAGTTTACCGTGGGAAAAACTATAAAGTGACTCTTCATCCAAAAGTGAAACTGGAGATTGTCCTTTCGGATCATATGGTCAAGCCAACGATTGATACCATTATTGATTCTGCCCAAACAGAAGAAGCGGGCGACGGTAAAATTTATGTTTATCCGATATTTGAAGCCTATAACATTCGAACAGGCACAAAAGACTTTGATATTGATGACGTAGTTAATCTGGGAGGGTAA
- a CDS encoding DUF3885 domain-containing protein, with the protein MHFEFAQGLSPFKSGTDELNSDYFNQVYHQALSLFHDIFSADDKILFVSNIYQNRNHAKRSKKKVKIYNHYIKNKNVLFRLKQETLPYMFDDEDDAESYCTCQFSLECRKQDIRDPLLKAICNQDFQSLKPRFNDLNYPDEFFINVTKGVIFFIYDDRGCEVIANDIETIRPLYEKYTNWVDEYYREEINQRFK; encoded by the coding sequence ATTCATTTTGAATTCGCTCAGGGTCTCTCCCCATTTAAAAGCGGAACAGACGAACTAAACTCAGACTATTTTAATCAAGTATATCATCAAGCATTGTCACTTTTTCATGATATTTTCTCAGCTGATGATAAAATTCTATTTGTATCAAATATCTATCAGAATAGGAATCATGCAAAAAGAAGTAAAAAGAAAGTCAAAATCTATAACCATTACATAAAAAATAAAAATGTCCTGTTTCGTTTGAAGCAAGAAACTCTTCCCTATATGTTTGATGATGAAGATGATGCTGAGTCGTATTGTACCTGCCAATTTTCTTTAGAATGCCGCAAACAAGATATACGAGATCCTTTGCTGAAAGCAATTTGTAACCAGGATTTCCAGTCATTAAAGCCAAGATTTAATGACTTAAATTATCCAGATGAATTTTTTATTAACGTTACGAAAGGTGTTATCTTTTTTATTTATGATGATAGAGGGTGTGAAGTCATAGCGAATGACATAGAGACGATACGACCGTTATATGAGAAATACACGAATTGGGTTGATGAATATTATCGTGAGGAGATTAATCAACGTTTTAAATAA
- a CDS encoding MFS transporter — MSLLAVSSLEWVLLFDVLGAVIACSVLLFIHIPRVPRTTEEVSGSFIGEMKEGYRVIVKHRLLLRLTIVMTVVAVLYIPIGTYFPLMVRNHFAKGVVEAGIVEIAFAIGLIVGASLLGVLGDRFDKIKTMAAGMMLIGVALFISGLLSPSIFYVFVVLSCLVGLSGPLFSAPFYSYIQSEIEPHLLGRVFSFVTSLSLLTVGLGLAGVFTELTSVAALFTITGVLISLNAVMAMKLK; from the coding sequence ATGTCATTACTTGCAGTTAGCTCGCTTGAATGGGTGTTATTGTTCGATGTATTAGGTGCTGTTATTGCTTGTAGCGTTTTACTGTTTATTCACATCCCAAGAGTACCGAGAACGACAGAAGAGGTGTCAGGCAGTTTTATTGGTGAAATGAAAGAAGGATATCGTGTGATTGTGAAACATCGCCTTTTACTGAGGTTAACAATAGTAATGACAGTTGTAGCTGTCCTATACATTCCTATAGGCACTTACTTTCCGCTTATGGTACGTAATCATTTTGCAAAAGGTGTAGTAGAAGCAGGAATTGTTGAGATTGCATTTGCGATTGGATTAATTGTAGGAGCTTCATTGTTAGGTGTATTAGGGGATCGTTTTGATAAAATTAAAACAATGGCAGCCGGGATGATGCTGATAGGCGTTGCATTATTTATTTCTGGTTTGCTATCACCGTCCATTTTCTATGTGTTTGTTGTACTGAGTTGTTTGGTTGGATTATCTGGTCCATTATTTTCAGCTCCATTCTATTCGTATATCCAGTCGGAAATTGAACCTCATTTACTTGGGCGAGTATTTAGTTTTGTTACAAGTTTATCGTTACTTACGGTTGGATTGGGGTTAGCTGGAGTATTTACGGAATTAACGAGTGTTGCCGCACTATTTACTATAACCGGTGTTCTGATTAGTCTAAATGCAGTGATGGCTATGAAGCTTAAGTGA
- a CDS encoding Msr family ABC-F type ribosomal protection protein, translating to MEQICFELENVEVTYLDKEVLKIERLAVHQFDRIGIVGKNGAGKSTLLKLLAGKIQPTSGKVNCYVEQGYFEQLEAPAVAEADAALLGRLGVPKNSDQLSGGEQTRLKLAQLFTHYYEALLIDEPTTHLDQGGITFLLDELRYYYGALVLISHDRAVLDELVTTIWEVRDGKIQVYTGNYSEYMKQKQLERDQQSQAHEQFIKEKSRLEKAVQEKMKKAEKITQAGSMSKKEANAKPYKSFMTKSKGTSQKAVQRAAKAIEQRMEKLQEVEAVQAEKKIMFRQSKALELHNKFPVMADRLTLQVEDKVLLDEVSFQLLGKKIAISGANGSGKSTLLHHIANGEAGLTISPKAKIGYFRQMSYQFSSDESVLQFVKNRSEYDEGFLRSVLHSMQFVGTDLQKSVKSLSGGEAIRLQLCHLFLGEYNILLLDEPTNFLDIHAIEALERFIAAYEGTIVFVSHDQAFIKNVADLQYRIFAETLNQV from the coding sequence ATGGAACAAATATGTTTTGAATTAGAAAATGTCGAAGTGACATATTTAGATAAAGAAGTATTAAAGATTGAACGATTAGCTGTACATCAATTTGACCGGATTGGCATCGTCGGGAAAAACGGTGCAGGGAAAAGCACGTTATTAAAGCTGCTTGCTGGTAAAATTCAACCGACAAGTGGAAAAGTTAATTGTTACGTAGAGCAAGGTTATTTTGAGCAGCTTGAAGCTCCTGCAGTTGCAGAAGCTGATGCGGCGTTACTCGGAAGACTGGGAGTTCCGAAAAATTCTGATCAGTTAAGCGGCGGGGAGCAAACAAGGCTGAAGCTTGCACAATTGTTTACGCATTATTACGAGGCGTTACTAATCGATGAGCCGACAACACACTTGGATCAAGGCGGTATTACTTTCTTACTTGATGAATTACGATATTACTACGGAGCACTTGTGTTGATTAGTCATGACCGCGCTGTCCTAGATGAGCTCGTCACAACGATTTGGGAAGTACGTGACGGCAAAATTCAGGTTTATACCGGCAATTACAGCGAATACATGAAACAGAAGCAGCTAGAACGTGATCAACAGAGCCAAGCTCATGAACAATTCATCAAAGAAAAAAGCCGACTTGAAAAAGCAGTACAAGAAAAAATGAAAAAAGCTGAAAAAATCACTCAAGCAGGAAGTATGTCGAAAAAAGAAGCGAATGCAAAACCGTACAAGTCGTTTATGACGAAATCGAAAGGCACGAGCCAAAAAGCCGTACAGCGCGCCGCAAAAGCGATTGAACAGCGAATGGAAAAACTCCAGGAAGTCGAAGCCGTACAGGCGGAAAAGAAAATCATGTTTCGCCAATCAAAAGCATTGGAATTGCATAATAAGTTTCCGGTTATGGCGGACCGATTAACTCTTCAAGTTGAGGATAAAGTGTTATTGGACGAAGTGAGCTTCCAGCTGCTTGGCAAAAAAATAGCGATTTCAGGTGCAAATGGCAGTGGTAAAAGTACATTGCTTCACCATATTGCAAATGGCGAGGCTGGTTTAACCATTTCACCAAAAGCAAAAATCGGTTATTTCCGCCAAATGAGCTATCAATTTTCAAGTGATGAATCGGTACTGCAATTTGTAAAAAATCGCTCAGAATATGATGAAGGATTTCTAAGAAGTGTTTTACATTCGATGCAGTTTGTCGGTACTGATTTGCAAAAAAGTGTAAAGTCATTGAGTGGTGGAGAAGCGATACGCCTCCAACTTTGTCACCTGTTCTTAGGGGAATATAACATTCTATTGTTAGACGAACCTACCAATTTCTTGGATATTCATGCGATTGAAGCATTAGAGCGGTTTATCGCTGCATATGAAGGAACGATTGTATTTGTCTCTCATGATCAAGCGTTCATAAAAAATGTTGCAGACCTGCAGTATCGTATTTTTGCGGAAACATTGAATCAAGTGTGA